A window from Kovacikia minuta CCNUW1 encodes these proteins:
- a CDS encoding NUDIX domain-containing protein produces MKTPRISARALIVKHNAVLVIEYKDEAGIWYTLPGGGQQYGEDLITCVRREILEETGLHITVGEVRFVREFIADDQHRVSIIFECDVERDRTSSSPTNPDPGQIGWKWLEFDQLATSRFYPRPIAQALLTTDDKLIYLGDVN; encoded by the coding sequence ATGAAAACTCCCCGGATTTCTGCGCGGGCACTGATTGTTAAGCATAATGCGGTTCTGGTTATAGAGTACAAAGATGAAGCAGGGATCTGGTATACCTTGCCTGGAGGCGGGCAGCAGTATGGAGAAGACTTAATTACTTGCGTTCGACGCGAAATTTTGGAGGAAACCGGGCTGCATATTACAGTGGGAGAGGTGCGCTTTGTCCGCGAGTTCATTGCCGATGACCAGCATAGAGTTTCAATTATTTTTGAGTGCGATGTAGAGCGCGATCGCACTTCCAGTTCACCGACCAATCCTGATCCAGGACAAATTGGATGGAAATGGCTTGAGTTCGATCAACTCGCAACCAGTCGGTTTTATCCTCGCCCCATCGCTCAAGCACTGCTAACAACCGACGATAAGCTGATTTACCTTGGCGATGTAAACTAA